A single window of Colletotrichum destructivum chromosome 9, complete sequence DNA harbors:
- a CDS encoding Putative glycosyl transferase CAP10 domain-containing protein: MAWKTNRPPPSSVKPLLKGMLATFILTLVLTSTYMYRDTISTKASRIKLTDGAATDYFKYPFNASDPDADPIDWLIHDARTRQATILQKRSRTLHSAAQRYRERRGRHPPPGFQEWFHHAMETDAIVVEEFFDRIHDDIRPFWALDAKTITKQANAGEHVVRVRNGTATGDGNTEGKEPWLELWTALVSEFAKHLPDVDMPINYMQEPRILVPWEDMEKYVAKEGKIRKMPTKNKATAGFRSLTSVDAARGQPYSKGWTSGDRRKYWDLVRAACPSDSPARNVPAATDLSLPPTLPYLWTAPFARQGYVQNFSRSMDPCVQPHLRSLHGTFVEPLNVNTTKDLVPLFGGSKLRVNSDMLIPGAMYLSDDPSYTGGDSHGPAWPEKLDRLVWRGVGSGGLAQSDNWMHFHRQRLVEMLNGTTVRGMEANDVRAMTFDMPPLERYNTTRRRERRLGEFLTGFADVGFTHLLCGPSHDRRKECEWLAPHLSAVNATPMAEQFSSKFLPDADGYSFSGRFRAFLLSTSVPLKATVYAEWHDDRLTPWLHFVPLDNTFQDLYGVLDFFTDGDDEPGGSWGVDKVLGKRSKGDDAARWIAEQGKEWAEKVLRREDMRLYIWRLLLEFARVCDEHRDTLGYVDDLP; this comes from the coding sequence ATGGCGTGGAAGACCAACCgtccgccgcccagctcggTCAAGCCCTTGCTCAAGGGCATGCTGGCGACCTTCATCTTGACCTTGGTGTTGACGAGCACCTACATGTACCGCGACACAATCAGCACCAAAGCCTCCCGAATCAAACtcaccgacggcgccgccaccgactACTTCAAGTACCCCTTCAACGCCAGCGACCCCGATGCGGACCCGATCGATTGGCTGATCCATGACGCGCGGACGAGGCAGGCAACGATACTCCAGAAACGGAGTCGTACTCTTCACAGTGCCGCCCAACGCTACCGAGAGCGACGGGGCAGACACCCGCCCCCGGGGTTCCAGGAATGGTTCCATCACGCCATGGAGACCGATGCGATAGTCGTCGAGGAGTTCTTCGACCGGATCCACGACGACATCAGACCGTTTTGGGCCCTCGACGCGAAGACGATCACGAAGCAGGCCAACGCCGGGGAACACGTCGTCAGGGTGCGCAACGGCacggcgacgggcgacgGGAACACGGAGGGCAAGGAGCCTTGGCTGGAGTTATGGACGGCGTTGGTTTCCGAGTTTGCGAAACATCTCCCGGACGTGGACATGCCCATCAACTACATGCAGGAGCCCAGGATACTGGTTCCGTGGGAGGATATGGAGAAGTACGTTGCGAAGGAAGGAAAGATAAGAAAGATGCCCACCAAGAACAAGGCCACGGCCGGTTTCCGAAGCCTGACGAgcgtcgatgccgcccgAGGCCAGCCTTACTCTAAGGGGTGGACAAGCGGCGACCGGCGCAAGTACTGGGATCTCGTGCGAGCGGCCTGCCCTTCGGATTCCCCAGCCAGAAACGTACCTGCGGCGACGGACCTAtccttgccgccgaccttgccGTACTTGTGGACAGCACCGTTCGCTCGCCAGGGCTACGTACAGAACTTCAGCAGGTCCATGGACCCGTGTGTTCAGCCTCACCTGCGTTCGCTTCACGGCACCTTTGTCGAACCCCTGAACGTCAACACGACGAAGGATCTCGTTCCCCTTTTCGGGGGCTCGAAGCTCCGTGTCAACTCGGACATGCTCATCCCAGGCGCCATGTACCTCTCGGACGACCCGAGCTacaccggcggcgacagTCACGGCCCCGCGTGgcccgagaagctcgaccgTCTCGTCTGGCGGGGCGTCGGGTCCGGGGGCCTCGCCCAGTCAGACAACTGGATGCACTTCCATCGCCAGCGCCTGGTGGAGATGCTCAACGGCACTACGGTGCGCGGCATGGAGGCCAACGACGTCCGGGCCATGACCTTCGACATGCCCCCCCTGGAACGCTACAACACcacgcgccgccgcgagAGACGGCTCGGGGAGTTTCTGACTGGGTTCGCGGACGTGGGCTTCACGCACCTACTGTGCGGGCCCAGCCACGACCGACGCAAGGAATGCGAGTGGCTCGCGCCGCACCTGTCGGCGGTGAACGCAACGCCCATGGCGGAGCAGTTCTCGAGCAAGTTCCTCCCCGACGCGGACGGCTACAGCTTCAGCGGGCGGTTCAGGGCGTTCCTGCTGTCGACGAGCGTGCCGCTCAAGGCGACGGTGTACGCCGAGTGGCACGACGACCGCCTCACGCCGTGGCTGCACTTCGTGCCGCTGGACAACACCTTCCAGGACCTTTACGGCGTGCTGGACTTCTTCactgacggcgacgacgagcctgGGGGGTCGTGGGGCGTCGACAAGGTGCTGGGAAAGAGAagcaagggcgacgacgcggcaAGGTGGATCGCCGAGCAGGGCAAGGAATGGGCCGAGAAGGTGCTGCGGCGTGAGGACATGCGGCTGTACATCTGGAGGTTGCTGCTAGAGTTTGCGCGAGTCTGCGATGAACATCGGGACACGCTGGGCTACGTGGACGATCTTCCTTGA
- a CDS encoding Putative NADH:ubiquinone oxidoreductase-like, 20kDa subunit, producing MLSSTRTAASMALRAKPTASVIPFRIAAASISSSARKDASPAAAHSTGLVKKERREVPLPSQEGTKGVLQYALTSLDVITNWARQSSLWPMTFGLACCAVEMMHLSTPRYDQDRLGIIFRASPRQSDVMIVAGTLTNKMAPALRQVYDQMPEPRWVVSMGSCANGGGYYHYSYSVVRGCDRVVPVDVYVPGCPPTSEALMYGIFQLQRKMRNTKITRMWYRK from the exons ATGCTTTCCTCCACGAGGACAGCGGCCTCAATGGCCCTGCGAG CGAAGCCGACCGCCTCCGTCATCCCCTTCAGaatcgccgccgcctccatctcctcctcggcgcgaAAGGACGCCAGCCCCGCTGCTGCACACTCGACCGGCCTCGTCAAGAAGGAGCGCAGGGAGGTCCCTCTTCCTAGCCAGGAGGGCACCAAGGGTGTTTTGCAATATGCTCT CACCTCCCTCGACGTAATAACGAACTGGGCTCGTCAGTCCTCCCTCTGGCCCATGACCTTCGGTCTcgcctgctgcgccgtcgaGATGATGCACCTCTCCACGCCTCGCTACGACCAGGACCGTCTCGGAATCATTTTCCGTGCATCCCCTCGCCAGTCGGACGTGATGATCGTCGCCGGTACCCTCACCAACAAGATGGCCCCGGCCCTGCGCCAGGTCTACGACCAGATGCCCGAGCCCCGCTGGGTCGTCTCCATGGGCTCTTGCGCCAACGGTGGCGGCTACTACCACTACTCGTACTCGGTCGTCCGCGGTTGCGACCGcgtcgtccccgtcgacgTCTACGTCCCCGGATGCCCCCCGACCTCCGAGGCCCTCATGTACGGCATCTTCCAGCTCCAGCGGAAGATGCGCAACACCAAGATCACCCGCATGTGGTACCGCAAGTAA
- a CDS encoding Putative E3 ubiquitin-protein ligase, SMURF1 type, which produces MSSSRNDAGQPNRKPNLRVTIIAADGLYKRDVFRFPDPFAVITVNGDQTKTTTAQKRTLNPYWNESFDLNVNEDTILAVQVFDQKKFKKKDQGFLGVINVRIGDVIELAPDADDQMLTRDLKKSTDNLVVHGKLIINLSTNLTTPARAGQASSSRPSLAPPAQGSSISTLSAPTADARPGSAMGVPNGGPTPGSQVNLPHRPASMTSNGPPPSANGAAAPARQSSTLSPFEDAQGRLPAGWERREDNLGRTYYVDHNTRTTSWNRPTVAGAVEQRNDREAATQVERQRHQNRTLPEDRTGANSPTLQAQQAAAAQNAQNSTMMHTGATSPGTGELPPGWEQRWTPEGRPYFVDHNTRTTTWVDPRRQQYIRMYGGQNNQNGTIQQQPVSQLGPLPSGWEMRLTNTARVYFVDHNTKTTTWDDPRLPSSLDQNVPQYKRDFRRKLIYFRSQPAMRILSGQCHIKVRRSHIFEDSFAEITRQSATDLKKRLMIKFDGEDGLDYGGLSREFFFLLSHEMFNPFYCLFEYSAHDNYTLQINPHSGINPEHLNYFKFIGRVVGLAIFHRRFLDAFFIGALYKMILGKSVVLADMEGVDADFHRSLQWMLDNDISGGILEQTFSTEDERFGVMTVEDLIPGGRDIDVTNENKKEYVDLMVKWRIEKRIAEQFQAFKDGFHELIPQDLVNVFDERELELLIGGIAEIDVDDWKKHTDYRGYTESDEVIQFFWQTIRSWDGEQKSRLLQFATGTSRIPVNGFKDLQGSDGPRRFTIEKAGEINNLPKAHTCFNRLDLPPYKSLEMLQQKLTIAVEETMGFGQE; this is translated from the exons ATGAGTTCCTCCCGCAATGATGCCGGGCAGCCCAA CCGCAAGCCCAACCTTCGAGTTACGA TCATCGCCGCAGATGGCCTGTACAAGCGAGATGTCTTCC GCTTCCCGGATCccttcgccgtcatcacTGTCAACGGAGACCAAACCAAAACCACGACGGCCCAGAAGCGGACACTGAACCCGTACTGGAATGAAAGCTTTGACCT CAACGTAAACGAGGATACCATCCTAGCCGTCCAGGTATTTGATCAGAAGAAGTTCAAAAAGAAGGACCAAGGTTTCTTGGGCGTCATCAACGTCCGAATCGGCGATGTCATTGAGTTGGCACCAGACGCTGATG ACCAGATGCTCACGCGAGACCTCAAGAAGTCGACCGACAACCTAGTAGTGCACGGAAAGCTGATAATCAACTTGTCGACGAACCTCACCACACCCGCTCGGGCCGGACAGGCCTCGTCTAGCCGACCCTCACTCGCTCCACCGGCGCAAGGTTCTAGCATTTCGACATTATCGGCCCCGACGGCTGACGCTAGGCCGGGTTCTGCGATGGGTGTTCCTAATGGCGGCCCGACACCCGGGTCCCAGGTTAATCTCCCGCACAGGCCGGCCAGCATGACCTCAAATGGGCCTCCTCCGTCTGCCAACGGCGCAGCAGCTCCTGCACGCCAGTCCAGCACCCTCAGTCCCTTTGAAGATGCCCAAGGCCGATTGCCAGCTGGCTGGGAACGCCGAGAGGATAATCTGGGCCGTACATACTATGTCGATCACAACACCAGAACCACCAGCTGGAACAGGCCAACCGTTGCCGGAGCTGTGGAACAGAGGAACGACCGCGAGGCAGCGACCCAAGTGGAGCGCCAGAGACATCAGAACCGAACCCTTCCCGAGGACCGAACCGGTGCAAACTCGCCGACTTTGCAAGCCCAGCAAGCGGCCGCTGCTCAGAATGCTCAAAACTCCACGATGATGCATACTGGAGCGACGAGTCCGGGCACTGGCGAGCTGCCGCCTGGGTGGGAACAGAGATGGACCCCGGAGGGTCGCCCGTATTTCGTGGACCACAACACTCGGACGACCACCTGGGTCGATCCCCGTCGGCAACAATACATCCGTATGTATGGCGGGCAAAACAACCAGAACGGGACgatccagcagcagcccgtATCGCAGCTGGGACCTTTACCAAGCGGCTGGGAGATGCGCCTGACAAACACCGCCAGAGTGTACTTCGTGGATCACAATACGAAGACCACCACGTGGGACGACCCTCGCTTGCCCTCCTCCCTGGATCAGAACGTGCCGCAGTACAAGCGAGACTTCAGGAGGAAGCTCATCTACTTCCGCTCGCAACCCGCGATGCGCATTCTTTCTGGACAATGCCACATCAAAGTCCGGCGTTCCCATATCTTCGAGGACTCGTTTGCAGAAATTACTCGGCAATCTGCCACTGATTTGAAGAAGCGACTCATGATCAAGTTTGACGGTGAGGATGGTCTTGACTACGGCGGTCTTTCCAGagagttcttctttttgcTCTCCCACGAAATGTTCAACCCCTTCTACTGCCTATTCGAATACTCTGCCCACGACAACTACACCCTCCAGATCAATCCCCACTCCGGAATCAACCCCGAGCATTTGAACTACTTCAAGTTCATCGGCCGCGTTGTGGGTCTGGCCATTTTCCACCGTCGTTTCCTTGACGCCTTTTTCATCGGTGCTTTGTACAAGATGATACTTGGCAAGTCGGTCGTCCTGGCTGACATGGAGGGTGTCGACGCCGACTTCCACCGATCTCTGCAGTGGATGTTGGACAACGACATCTCTGGAGGAATTCTCGAGCAGACGTTCTCTACGGAAGACGAGCGCTTTGGCGTCATGACTGTCGAGGATCTCATCCCCGGTGGTCGTGATATTGATGTGACAAATGAGAACAAGAAGGAGTACGTCGACCTGATGGTCAAGTGGAGAATCGAGAAGCGTATTGCAGAGCAGTTCCAGGCCTTCAAGGACGGCTTCCACGAGCTCATTCCTCAGGACCTGGTCAATGTTTTCGACGAACGCGAGCTTGAGCTGCTCATTGGTGGTATTGCCGAGATCGACGTTGACGACTGGAAGAAACATACCGACTACCGTGGTTACACTGAGTCGGACGAGGTTATTCAATTCTTCTGGCAGACGATCAGGTCATGGGACGGAGAACAGAAGTCGCGTTTGCTCCAGTTCGCCACGGGCACTTCTCGTATCCCCGTCAACGGGTTCAAGGATCTTCAGGGCAGTGACGGACCGAGAAGGTTCACAATTGAGAAGGCGGGCGAGATCAACAACCTTCCCAAGGCTCACACATG TTTCAACCGTTTGGACCTGCCGCCATACAAAAGTCTCGAAATGCTGCAGCAGAAGCTCACCATTGCCGTTGAGGAGACCATGGGCTTCGGTCAAGAATAG
- a CDS encoding Putative RNA recognition motif domain, nucleotide-binding alpha-beta plait domain superfamily, with protein MADVKPENTPVEDHNPEHNDSNENNSVGEEDGHDEEEISAMKRRVAEMEEEAAKLREMQASLDQQSRELSENKEDIDSRSIFVGNVDYSASPEEIQAHFQSCGSINRVTILLDKFTGQPKGYAYVEFTEPSLVAQALVLNESVFKGRNIKVVPKRTNVPGMSRGRGRGGARGGRGGFGRGGFPPRGGYRGGYRGRGRGGFAPY; from the exons ATGGCGGATGTCAAGCCCGAAAACACCCCTGTGGAAGACCACAACCCTGAGCACAACGACAGCAATGAGAACAacagcgtcggcgaggaagacggccaCGATGAG GAGGAGATATCTGCGATGAAGAGACGGGTAGCCgagatggaagaggaggcaGCCAAACTGCGCGAGATGCAAGCCAGCCTCGACCAGCAGAGTCGGGAGCTGTCGGAGAACAAGGAGGACATCGACAGCCGCAGTATTTTTGTCGGCAACGTCGACTACTCCGCCTCGCCTGAAGAGATCCAGGCTCACTTCCAGAGCTGCGGCTCGATCAACCGAGTTACCATCTTATTGGACAAGTTTACTGGACAGCCGAAAGG ATACGCTTACGTCGAGTTTACCGAGCCGAGtctcgtcgcccaggccctcgtcctcaacgAGAGTGTCTTTAAGGGCCGCAACATCAAGGTCGTCCCCAAGCGCACCAACGTCCCCGGCATGTCTCGCGGTCGCGGACGTGGTGGCGCGCGCGGAGGTCGCGGCGGTttcggccgcggcggcttCCCCCCTCGAGGTGGCTACCGTGGAGGCTACcgtggccgaggaagaggaggattCGCTCCCTATTAG